GTTGCACTACCCTCTTTCTCTTTGTATCTTCCTACATACTCTACAGAGAATTTCAGTACATTATCGTCACTGATCGCATCCGTAATCACATACTTATGCAACATCTCATCAAAAAGATCTGCCGTCGTTCTTTTGCCCAACTTGTTTCCCATTGCATTTTCAGGAAAAATAGGTGTGCCGGTAAACCCTATCAGCTGTGCATTGGTAAAAAAATTGGTGATGTTCTTATGAGTCTCGCCAAACTGACTTCTATGGCATTCATCAAATATAAAGACAATGTTTTCTTCTTTTAAACTTTCCATGTCTTTGAGGTATCTTTGTTTACTGATTGCAGTATTGAGCTTTTGGATAGTGGTGATGATAAGGTCCGAATCTTTGTATTCACCTTTTTTATCTTTGTGTTTACCTAGGAACTGATTGACCAAAATCTTGGTGTTGTCCGTACCATCTACCGAACCGTCGCTGAAGCTGTTAAACTCTTTAGTTGTTTGATAGTCAAGGTCCTTCCTATCTACGACAAATACGACTTTCTTCACATGAGGCAGCTTCACAAGTATCTGTGACGCTTTAAACGAGGTAAGGGTTTTACCTGAACCAGTTGTGTGCCAAATATAGCCGTTTTTATTTGAGTTTTCTACCCTATCTATGATCGCTTCAACTGCATAAAACTGATAAGGCCTTAAAACCATCAGTATCTTAGGTACTTCAGCCAAAACGATGTACTTGCATATCATTTTAGAGATATGGCAAGGTTCTAAAAATGCAGTGGTAAACTCTTCCAGATTGGTGATGTTCTTATTGTGCTTATTCGCCCAAAAGAAAGTCTGCTTAAAGGACTGTTTCCTGTTATTGGAGTAGTACTTAGTATTGACCCCGTTACTGATGACAAATATCTGCACATAGTGAAACAACGCACTGTTATAACCATAAGAGTGTCTCTGATAACGATTGATTTGATGAAACGCTTCTTTAAGCTCCAAGCCACGTCTTTTTAGCTCTAGTTGCACCAACGGTAAACCGTTGATAAGGATCGTCACATCGTAGCGATTTTTATACTTGCCATCTATAGTGACTTGTTGTGTAACCTGAAAGAGGTTCTGGCACCAGTGTTCAGAATCTAGAAACTCTATATACTGTGTAGTTCCATCATCTTTGGGTAGTGCAAACTTATCTCGAAGTATCTTTGCTTTCTCAAACACGCTACCTTTATTCAAATGGTTGAGAATGCGGGTAAACTCCGTATTGCTAAATGTTTTTTTGTTATGCTTCTCAAGTTGAACTTTGAGATTAGCTTTTAAGTCCTCATCATCCCTTATAAAGACTTTTTTATAGCCTAAAATTTCAGTAAGTTGTTTGACTAGATTTGATTCTAAAATTGCTTCTGGCTGTGTTGTCATATCTTGTTCCTCAAATACACATAGTCATAAATAATTTTATGCCAATTTAACAAGTTTTCTTGTAGTTTATGGCGATAATCGCTATAATGAGTCAACATTGCAAAGGTGGAAATAGAATGAAACGGACAATCGCAAACACTAATAAATATTTCTCGTCGGCAGCTAAAAAAAGGACTATGATTATCAACTCTGTTCACAGTTCTGCTAAAGTGGAAGGTTCTAAAACCACAAAAAAAGAACTCAAAGAGCATTATAAACTTATTCAGATTCACGCATAATCTCCTCTTCAATCTTTGAAAGCAGTAACTCTTTCAAAGGTTCATAATCACATTCATAACCTTTATGAACTCTTCTGATATAGTTGTCACCTTTTTTTAACTTGAGGCCGATCATTGGTAAACCATTCTTCGCAAGTATAATGTCGCATACTAACCTACTAAGCCTTCCATTTCCCTCACGAAAAGGATGTATAAATAGAAAGTCACTAATAAGCTTAGCTAGCTCCAAGGTAATATCTTCTACCGTTTCATACTCTTTTTGGCTTACTTCTTGTAAAAAACTGTCAAACTCTGGCAATCCTTGAAGAAATTCAACTCTCCACTCCCATGCCTCATTTCCATTACCTTTACTCATCGTAACGGTTCTTCTCATACCGGCAAAAGGATAGATCGTCTCAAAAATCATCTTATGCCACTGCTGTATCGTATCAAAACCAAATGCTTTGGATATATTAAAATTCTCAACAAGATAACTATATGTTTCCAGTAATTTGAAATCTTCTTGCTTTGTAATAAACTCATCATCAGCAGACTTCAAGTAATTGATACAGACTCCTTCTTCTGTAACGATTTTCTGTATATCATTTGACTTCCATTCAAGCCAAGGGTTTTCAATGATCTTAGCACTATCTACACTACGCACTTCTTCTGGGTTCTTTTCAAGTATATGCATAGGTGGTTTTGTTTGGTTAAAATATTTACCATCTGTCTCATACCAATAGATAGTTTTTCCATTCACTTCTTGTTTAAAGGCATAGAGTAAATATTTTGTCTTTGTCATATGTTAACTTTATCTCCAAACCGTTGCAGTTCTATAGTCATAAAAAAATACCTCTTTGGGTACATGAGCATTATTTAATTCTTGAACAAAATCAGCTATTTGGTCCTTTTCTTCTTCTCTTGAAATACCAAAGTAGATATTTTTTAACCCCGAATTTAGGACAGCCTTTCTAATATGTGTGTCGTTAGTTTTTAACATCGTTCCAAACACAATCAAGTTATCTTCTTTGGTTTTTCTACCAATACCATTTAAACTTTTATAGCAATGGTTTAAGTAAGCATTATGAATTATTTTTGCATGTTTCTGTTCACTTGTTCCTTCCGAAACAAATATAGGATAGATATCATCTTCTAAATACTGTAATGTTTGAACCCTCAATGGTACATCAGTTCTGGAATATGTATTTTTAATAATTTTATTTTTCTTATCAAAAATATGAAGAGCTCCATGCAAGTATAAAACATTTGACTTAGTACCATCATTACCAAACACCACATAATCTTGTCCTATTTCCTCATCTTCACGAAATCCATCTGTTGGTTTTAAAACAACATTATCAATCATTTCTGAAGATTTAAAATCCATAAGTTTGATTGTGGTCCAATACAAAAGCAAGTCATAATTGAGTGAATATACTCTCTCAAATCCTTTAATAAAATTCGTACTGTTTATAAACTCTGTATCTGGTATTTCATTAATGGTACCAGGATGATTATTTGTAATTATAGTAACTAAATGTTCTTTTAATAGTTGTGCATCAGTAAGTATTCTTTCTTCATCAATACAATCTTCGTTATCCTCTAAATATTTTTTTACAACTGCAACAGAAGTTTCCAATAGTTTTACAACTTCTTCAAAATCTTTAGTTTCAAATTCTTTAAATACAAGGTGCATTGGGCTATCTTCTTCAATTAACCCATTATCTATAGCACTTTCCAGCAAGCTTGTGAAAGAAAACCTTTCAACATTATATGACATACTAAACCCATTCCCGAGCAATAAATAGTTTCTACTATCATCATTATCGATTCTAGATAAAACGTCCTGATAAGTTAACACAGACTTCTCTCCCAATTTTTTTAATTAGATCTTAATATTTAAACAAACATCTGCTGAAATAGTCCTTTTTTGAATGCTTTGGTAGCATCTAATTGTTTTTGTACTTGCTCTATTTTAAAGTCTATCGATGATAAGAAATTGGCTATTTTTGTTTGTTCTTGTTTTGAAGGTATAGTAATTGAATCACTAATTGCATAAGAGTTATTTATTTTCATATCATTTTTAG
The sequence above is drawn from the Sulfurovum sp. TSL1 genome and encodes:
- a CDS encoding Fic family protein; amino-acid sequence: MTKTKYLLYAFKQEVNGKTIYWYETDGKYFNQTKPPMHILEKNPEEVRSVDSAKIIENPWLEWKSNDIQKIVTEEGVCINYLKSADDEFITKQEDFKLLETYSYLVENFNISKAFGFDTIQQWHKMIFETIYPFAGMRRTVTMSKGNGNEAWEWRVEFLQGLPEFDSFLQEVSQKEYETVEDITLELAKLISDFLFIHPFREGNGRLSRLVCDIILAKNGLPMIGLKLKKGDNYIRRVHKGYECDYEPLKELLLSKIEEEIMRESE
- a CDS encoding DUF4917 family protein produces the protein MLTYQDVLSRIDNDDSRNYLLLGNGFSMSYNVERFSFTSLLESAIDNGLIEEDSPMHLVFKEFETKDFEEVVKLLETSVAVVKKYLEDNEDCIDEERILTDAQLLKEHLVTIITNNHPGTINEIPDTEFINSTNFIKGFERVYSLNYDLLLYWTTIKLMDFKSSEMIDNVVLKPTDGFREDEEIGQDYVVFGNDGTKSNVLYLHGALHIFDKKNKIIKNTYSRTDVPLRVQTLQYLEDDIYPIFVSEGTSEQKHAKIIHNAYLNHCYKSLNGIGRKTKEDNLIVFGTMLKTNDTHIRKAVLNSGLKNIYFGISREEEKDQIADFVQELNNAHVPKEVFFYDYRTATVWR